The genomic region AAGAATAGTTTTTCCCCAAGCCGGGAAAATTTCCCTGCTGCCGCTTATCAACCAGGTCATTGCCACCATCAAGAATTCTTCACTGCTCAGTGCAATAACCATAACTGAGTTGACCCGGGCCGGCATGTTGATCAGCTATTCGACATTCAGATATTTCGAGGCATATCTTGCGATTGCCCTTTGCTATCTGATATTGACCAGTATCTTTTCCTCTTTGGGAAAGCATCTGGAGGAGAAAATGAAATGAGTGCAACATTTCTCGAAGTGCAGGACCTGAAGAAAAGTTATGGGGACCTGGAAGTTTTGAAAGATATCAGTTTCACGATGGAACAGGGAGAAAAGCTTGTTGTTCTCGGACCTAGCGGAAGCGGAAAGAGTACGGCTTTGAGGTGCATCAACCGCCTTGAGGAATATCAGCGAGGGACGATTTCACTGCAGGGGCAGGATATTTGTAACATGAATCTTCCTCAACTCAGGCAACAGGTTGGCATGGTTTTCCAGCGCTTCAATGTATTTTCACATATGAACGTACTTCAGAACATCATGGAAGCCCCTGTCCATGTACTCAAAAAAGGAAAGAAAGAAGCCAGGGAACAGGCTCTGAGTCTACTGTCGAAGGTAGGACTTTCAGACAAGGCAACCTATCGTCCTGACCAATTGTCAGGAGGACAGCTGCAGAGGGTAGCCATTGCCAGGGCTTTGGCAATGGAGCCGCTGCTGTTGCTTTTTGATGAACCTACCAGTGCCCTTGACCCTGAGCTGGTCGGGGAAGTACTGAAAGTAATGCGTGATATTGCAGAAAGTGGTACCACCATGATCGTCGTAACCCATGAGATGAATTTTGCAAGGAATGTTGCTGACCGTATCCTGTTTATGGATGGTGGTCATATACTTGCAGATGAACCACCTGCTACTTTCTTCCGCCCGAACAGGGATGACAGGATAGCCAGTTTCATAGCAAAGGTAGTGGATGTGTAGGGTGGAGTGGCTATAAAGCTACTTCAAAGGTCAAAAGACACTACTTCGCAATTCTGCATATGGTAGGCATTGTAGGCTTCAAG from Spirochaetia bacterium harbors:
- a CDS encoding amino acid ABC transporter ATP-binding protein, coding for MSATFLEVQDLKKSYGDLEVLKDISFTMEQGEKLVVLGPSGSGKSTALRCINRLEEYQRGTISLQGQDICNMNLPQLRQQVGMVFQRFNVFSHMNVLQNIMEAPVHVLKKGKKEAREQALSLLSKVGLSDKATYRPDQLSGGQLQRVAIARALAMEPLLLLFDEPTSALDPELVGEVLKVMRDIAESGTTMIVVTHEMNFARNVADRILFMDGGHILADEPPATFFRPNRDDRIASFIAKVVDV